In the Streptomyces sp. NBC_00525 genome, one interval contains:
- the pyrE gene encoding orotate phosphoribosyltransferase — translation MTDVRAELLQQIKDKAVVHGKVTLSSGLEADWYIDLRRITLDGKAAPMVGQVMLDATAELDYDCVGGLTLGADPVALSMLYASAARGQELDAFVVRKAQKTHGMQRRIEGTDVKGRRCLVVEDTSTTGGSPLTAVEAVREAGGEVVAVAVIVERGAAPAIAEAGLPYVHAYTVPDLDLG, via the coding sequence ATGACTGACGTACGTGCTGAGCTGCTCCAGCAGATCAAGGACAAGGCCGTGGTCCACGGCAAGGTGACGCTCTCCTCCGGCCTGGAGGCCGACTGGTACATCGATCTGCGCCGCATCACGCTGGACGGCAAGGCCGCTCCGATGGTCGGTCAGGTCATGCTCGACGCGACGGCGGAGCTGGACTACGACTGCGTGGGCGGTCTGACGCTCGGCGCCGACCCGGTCGCCCTGTCGATGCTGTACGCCTCCGCCGCCCGCGGCCAGGAGCTGGACGCCTTCGTCGTCCGCAAGGCGCAGAAGACCCACGGGATGCAGCGCCGGATCGAGGGCACGGACGTCAAGGGTCGGCGCTGCCTCGTCGTCGAGGACACCTCGACCACCGGCGGTTCGCCGCTGACCGCCGTCGAGGCGGTGCGCGAGGCCGGTGGCGAGGTCGTGGCCGTGGCCGTGATCGTGGAGCGCGGTGCCGCCCCGGCCATCGCGGAGGCGGGCCTCCCGTACGTTCACGCCTACACCGTCCCGGACCTCGACCTGGGCTGA
- the fbaA gene encoding class II fructose-bisphosphate aldolase, which yields MPIATPEAYAEMLDRAKAGKFAYPAINVTSTQTLHAALRGFAEAESDGIVQISTGGAEFLGGQYNKDMVTGAVALAEFAHIVAAKYDITVALHTDHCPKDKLDGYVRPLLDVSAERVAKGLNPLFQSHMWDGSAETLADNLAIGQELLAKAAAAKIILEVEITPTGGEEDGVTHEINDELYTTVDDALRTAEALGLGEKGRYLLAASFGNVHGVYKPGNVVLRPELLKDLQEGVGAKYGKTSPFDFVFHGGSGSTAEEITTALENGVVKMNLDTDTQYAFTRPIVDHVFRNYDGVLKVDGEVGNKKVYDPRSWGKSAEGGMAKRVTEACANLRSTGTKLK from the coding sequence ATGCCCATCGCAACCCCCGAGGCATACGCCGAGATGCTCGACCGGGCGAAGGCAGGCAAGTTCGCCTACCCGGCCATCAACGTGACGTCGACGCAGACCCTGCACGCCGCGCTGCGCGGCTTCGCGGAGGCCGAGAGCGACGGCATCGTGCAGATCTCGACCGGCGGCGCGGAGTTCCTGGGCGGCCAGTACAACAAGGACATGGTCACGGGCGCCGTCGCCCTCGCCGAGTTCGCGCACATCGTCGCCGCCAAGTACGACATCACCGTCGCGCTGCACACCGACCACTGCCCCAAGGACAAGCTGGACGGCTACGTCCGCCCGCTGCTCGACGTCTCCGCCGAGCGCGTCGCCAAGGGTCTGAACCCGCTGTTCCAGTCGCACATGTGGGACGGTTCGGCCGAGACGCTGGCCGACAACCTGGCCATCGGCCAGGAGCTGCTGGCCAAGGCCGCCGCCGCCAAGATCATCCTTGAGGTCGAGATCACCCCGACCGGTGGCGAGGAGGACGGCGTCACCCACGAGATCAACGACGAGCTGTACACCACCGTCGACGACGCGCTGCGCACCGCCGAGGCGCTGGGCCTGGGCGAGAAGGGCCGCTACCTGCTGGCCGCCTCCTTCGGCAACGTCCACGGCGTCTACAAGCCGGGCAACGTCGTCCTGCGCCCGGAGCTCCTCAAGGACCTCCAGGAGGGTGTCGGCGCCAAGTACGGCAAGACCTCCCCGTTCGACTTCGTCTTCCACGGCGGCTCCGGCTCCACCGCCGAGGAGATCACCACCGCGCTGGAGAACGGCGTCGTGAAGATGAACCTCGACACCGACACCCAGTACGCCTTCACCCGCCCGATCGTGGACCACGTGTTCCGCAACTACGACGGTGTGCTGAAGGTCGACGGCGAGGTCGGCAACAAGAAGGTCTACGACCCGCGCAGCTGGGGCAAGTCCGCCGAGGGCGGCATGGCCAAGCGGGTCACGGAGGCGTGCGCCAACCTGCGCTCCACCGGCACCAAGCTGAAGTAG
- a CDS encoding DUF2617 family protein has protein sequence MLTTLHTAYSDTRAADLAWALGREPLPALAVLDLELAGATMQLRLLGASHQVLLEEERGSCSETVACMPGSSTPLPLGVAKRIGDWEYEFAARVETLGAGSFAGRAQELLALVADHPHGLAGTFPGSPHAFTAMLAQRTEGQVRWRTWHAYPQEGRLVATRTRVGVRMPAAAL, from the coding sequence ATGCTCACGACCCTTCATACGGCCTATTCCGATACCCGTGCCGCCGATCTGGCCTGGGCGCTGGGGCGCGAACCGCTCCCGGCCCTGGCCGTCCTCGACCTCGAACTCGCCGGCGCGACCATGCAGCTGAGGCTGCTCGGCGCCTCCCACCAGGTCCTCCTGGAGGAGGAGCGCGGCAGCTGTTCCGAGACCGTCGCCTGTATGCCCGGCAGCAGCACCCCGCTGCCGCTGGGCGTCGCCAAGCGGATCGGCGACTGGGAGTACGAGTTCGCGGCGCGCGTCGAGACGCTGGGCGCCGGCTCGTTCGCGGGCCGGGCCCAGGAACTGCTCGCGCTCGTGGCCGACCACCCGCACGGCCTGGCCGGTACGTTTCCGGGCAGCCCGCACGCCTTCACCGCCATGCTCGCCCAGCGCACCGAGGGCCAGGTGCGGTGGCGGACCTGGCACGCCTACCCGCAGGAGGGCCGCCTCGTCGCGACGCGTACGCGGGTGGGCGTGCGGATGCCGGCGGCGGCGCTGTGA
- a CDS encoding aldose epimerase family protein has translation MSSSEKDVRLSVGDTELTVDPVNGCRISSLRIGGIELLRQGERYGCFPMVPWCGRTANGRFRDGGVVHQLPLTAPPHAIHGTGRDTAWHTALESGTQASFYYDLADPWPYPGRVTQTFELAEDSLTLAFGIETYGNSFPAQAGWHPWFRRRLDTGEEVRIDFDAAWQEERGEDHLPTGRRIPPLAGPWDDCFGMPDGVDVTLTWPQRLELTVKSRSEWVVIYDEQDEAVCVEPQSGPPNGLNTDPRYVTPIEPLEIATTWSWRRL, from the coding sequence GTGAGCAGTAGCGAGAAGGACGTCCGGCTCTCCGTCGGCGACACAGAGTTGACCGTGGACCCCGTCAACGGCTGCCGGATCAGCAGCCTGCGGATCGGCGGTATCGAACTGCTGCGGCAGGGGGAGCGGTACGGCTGCTTCCCGATGGTGCCGTGGTGCGGCCGGACCGCGAACGGGCGGTTCCGTGACGGCGGCGTCGTCCACCAGCTCCCGCTGACCGCCCCGCCGCACGCGATCCACGGCACCGGACGCGACACGGCGTGGCACACCGCGCTGGAGAGCGGGACGCAGGCGTCGTTCTACTACGACCTGGCCGACCCCTGGCCCTATCCGGGCCGGGTGACCCAGACCTTCGAGCTGGCCGAGGACTCCCTCACGCTGGCCTTCGGCATCGAGACGTACGGGAACTCCTTCCCGGCGCAGGCCGGCTGGCACCCGTGGTTCCGCCGCCGCCTGGACACCGGGGAAGAAGTCCGGATCGACTTCGACGCCGCCTGGCAGGAGGAGCGCGGCGAGGACCATCTGCCGACCGGCCGCCGGATTCCGCCGCTGGCCGGCCCGTGGGACGACTGCTTCGGGATGCCGGACGGCGTCGACGTCACCCTCACCTGGCCGCAGCGGCTGGAGCTGACCGTGAAGAGCCGGTCCGAGTGGGTCGTGATCTACGACGAGCAGGACGAGGCGGTCTGCGTGGAGCCGCAGTCCGGCCCGCCGAACGGGCTGAACACCGACCCGCGCTACGTCACCCCGATCGAGCCGCTGGAGATCGCCACCACCTGGAGCTGGCGCCGGCTCTGA
- a CDS encoding polyamine aminopropyltransferase, which produces MIDQQVSLRGGAARLPVRPRTGRFLVLAAVFVCAACGLVYELELVALASYLIGDSVTQASVVLSVMVFAMGIGSLLAKRLRGRAAVGFGLIEAALALVGGFSALVLYASFAWFGESQYALVGFSLTIGVLIGAEIPLLMTLIQRVDRQDAGGAVADLFAADYVGALVGGLAFPFLLLPTLGQLTGALLTGAVNAAAGGALVLWVFRRDVPRRARWLLIAANVTVIAVLATAAVLADDFERAARRAVFGDQVRVAVRTDVQEVVLTGEGRGSLDLYLDGRLRVSSRDEYRYHEALVHPAMNGPHARVLILGGGDGLAAREVLRYPDVRAVTLVELDPAVTRLARTDHALSALNDHALDDPRVKTVTGDAFTWLRSARSRYDVVVSDLPDPGISAGTKLYSAEFYGLVAGALAPDGRLVVHAGPPRSRPRTFWTVDASIRAAGLHPRPYRISGRISGFAVRTGRARDDSGGDRGWGFLLAGAASRPTLGLDPDGPALRSLTVPGLLDAGRRAEAGRLAGLAPSTLVHPRYWEER; this is translated from the coding sequence ATGATCGACCAGCAGGTGTCGCTGCGAGGGGGCGCGGCGCGGCTACCCGTCCGACCGCGGACCGGTCGCTTTCTCGTGCTGGCCGCCGTCTTCGTCTGCGCCGCCTGTGGACTGGTGTACGAGCTGGAGCTCGTCGCGCTGGCCTCCTATCTGATCGGCGACTCGGTCACCCAGGCGTCCGTGGTGCTCTCCGTGATGGTGTTCGCGATGGGGATCGGCTCCCTGCTCGCGAAACGTTTACGCGGCCGGGCCGCGGTGGGCTTCGGGCTGATCGAGGCGGCGCTCGCCCTGGTGGGGGGCTTCTCGGCGCTGGTGCTCTACGCGTCGTTCGCCTGGTTCGGCGAATCGCAGTACGCGCTGGTCGGGTTCTCGCTGACGATCGGGGTCCTGATCGGGGCGGAGATCCCGCTGCTGATGACGCTGATCCAGCGGGTGGACCGGCAGGACGCGGGCGGGGCCGTCGCCGATCTCTTCGCGGCGGACTACGTGGGGGCGCTCGTCGGCGGCCTGGCCTTCCCGTTCCTGCTGCTGCCGACGCTCGGCCAGCTCACCGGCGCCCTGCTGACCGGTGCGGTGAACGCGGCGGCGGGCGGGGCGCTGGTGCTGTGGGTGTTCCGGCGGGACGTGCCGCGCCGCGCCCGGTGGCTGCTGATCGCCGCCAATGTGACGGTGATCGCCGTGCTGGCGACGGCCGCCGTGCTGGCCGACGACTTCGAGCGTGCGGCGCGGCGCGCGGTCTTCGGGGACCAGGTCCGGGTCGCCGTGCGGACGGATGTGCAGGAGGTCGTGCTGACCGGGGAGGGCCGCGGCTCCCTGGACCTGTATCTGGACGGACGGCTGCGGGTCAGCTCCCGCGACGAGTACCGCTACCACGAGGCGCTGGTGCACCCGGCGATGAACGGGCCGCACGCCAGGGTGCTGATCCTGGGCGGCGGCGACGGGCTGGCCGCGCGGGAGGTGCTGCGCTATCCGGACGTGCGCGCCGTGACCCTCGTGGAGCTGGACCCGGCCGTCACCCGACTGGCCCGTACGGACCACGCGCTCTCCGCGCTGAACGACCACGCGCTGGACGACCCCCGCGTGAAGACGGTGACCGGCGACGCCTTCACCTGGCTGCGGTCCGCCCGCAGCCGCTACGACGTGGTGGTCTCCGATCTGCCCGACCCCGGCATCTCCGCCGGCACCAAGCTCTACTCGGCGGAGTTCTACGGCCTGGTCGCCGGGGCCCTCGCCCCGGACGGGCGGCTCGTGGTGCACGCGGGCCCGCCCCGGAGCCGGCCGCGCACGTTCTGGACGGTCGACGCGTCGATCCGGGCGGCCGGGCTGCATCCGCGCCCCTATCGGATCAGCGGGCGCATCTCGGGCTTCGCGGTGCGCACCGGCCGGGCGCGGGACGACTCGGGCGGGGACCGCGGCTGGGGGTTCCTGCTGGCGGGGGCGGCGTCCCGGCCCACGCTCGGCCTGGACCCGGACGGGCCGGCGCTGCGCTCGCTGACCGTGCCGGGGCTGCTGGACGCGGGGCGCCGGGCGGAGGCCGGGCGGCTGGCCGGGCTCGCCCCGTCCACGCTGGTGCACCCCCGCTACTGGGAGGAGCGGTGA
- a CDS encoding MalY/PatB family protein, with protein MSTSYDFDTVIDRRGTWCVQWDGVADRFGVDGLLPFTISDMDFATAPEVLAALRARIDHGVFGYTDWRLGDFRSAVAHWYATRYDTEIDTGRLVYGPSVLSQLSQLLQMWTAEGDGVVLHTPTYDGFRKAVHGLGRELRGVPLGDMDALERELSRPDSTVLVVCSPHNPSGRVWTEAELAGMAALAARHGVAVISDEIHADFVHGGRPHVPWTRVAGDGRWAVVTSASKSFNFPALTGSYGLIGRPEDRAEYLRRMETAEGLASPAVLSLTAHIAAYREAARWLDAARAYVAGNLALVADRLNSAFPALEWEPPQAGYLAWIDLRRAGVRDDEALQRVLIERERVAVMPGSTYGADGFVRLNVGCPRGKVEAGLAALIRGVAAVAGRGA; from the coding sequence GTGAGCACGTCCTACGACTTCGACACCGTCATCGACCGCCGGGGCACCTGGTGCGTCCAGTGGGACGGCGTCGCGGACCGCTTCGGCGTGGACGGACTGCTGCCGTTCACCATCTCCGACATGGACTTCGCGACCGCCCCCGAGGTGCTGGCCGCCCTCCGGGCCCGGATCGACCACGGCGTGTTCGGCTACACGGACTGGCGCCTGGGCGACTTCCGGTCGGCCGTCGCGCACTGGTACGCGACCCGGTACGACACCGAGATCGACACCGGACGGCTGGTCTACGGGCCGTCCGTGCTCAGCCAGCTCTCCCAGCTGCTCCAGATGTGGACGGCCGAGGGGGACGGCGTGGTCCTGCACACCCCCACGTACGACGGCTTCCGCAAGGCGGTCCACGGGCTCGGGCGGGAACTGCGCGGGGTGCCGCTGGGCGACATGGACGCGCTGGAGCGGGAACTCTCGCGCCCGGACAGCACGGTCCTCGTGGTGTGCTCCCCGCACAACCCGTCCGGGCGGGTGTGGACGGAGGCGGAGCTGGCCGGCATGGCCGCGCTCGCCGCGCGCCACGGAGTGGCCGTGATCAGCGACGAGATCCACGCGGACTTCGTGCACGGCGGACGCCCGCACGTGCCGTGGACCAGGGTCGCAGGCGACGGGCGCTGGGCAGTCGTCACCTCGGCCTCCAAGTCGTTCAACTTCCCGGCGCTGACCGGCTCGTACGGACTGATCGGCCGCCCGGAGGACCGCGCCGAGTATCTGCGCCGGATGGAGACGGCGGAGGGCCTCGCCTCGCCCGCGGTGCTCTCGCTGACCGCGCACATCGCCGCGTACCGGGAGGCCGCGCGCTGGCTGGACGCGGCACGCGCGTACGTCGCCGGGAACCTCGCCCTGGTCGCCGACCGGCTGAACAGTGCGTTCCCCGCCCTGGAGTGGGAGCCGCCGCAGGCCGGATATCTCGCCTGGATCGATCTGCGGCGCGCGGGCGTCCGGGACGACGAGGCGCTGCAACGGGTGCTGATCGAGCGGGAACGGGTCGCCGTGATGCCCGGCAGCACCTACGGGGCGGACGGCTTCGTACGGCTGAACGTGGGGTGCCCGCGCGGCAAGGTGGAGGCGGGGCTCGCCGCGCTGATCCGGGGGGTGGCGGCGGTGGCCGGGCGGGGGGCTTGA
- a CDS encoding DUF3151 domain-containing protein, whose product MSIHENLLGGPPPTHLPDDPEPRELLAAGTAPADVAAKYPTSSLAWAQLADEAFEGGRVVESYAYARTGYHRGLDALRRSGWKGHGPVPFEHEPNRGFLRALHALARAAQAIGEQEEYERCSTFLRDSSPTAAETLG is encoded by the coding sequence ATGTCGATCCACGAGAACCTGCTCGGGGGCCCGCCCCCGACCCACCTGCCCGACGACCCGGAGCCGCGTGAGCTGCTCGCCGCCGGCACCGCGCCCGCCGATGTCGCCGCGAAGTACCCGACCTCCTCGCTGGCCTGGGCGCAGCTCGCCGACGAGGCGTTCGAGGGCGGCCGGGTCGTCGAGTCGTACGCCTACGCCAGGACCGGCTACCACCGCGGCCTCGACGCGCTGCGCCGGTCCGGCTGGAAGGGCCACGGCCCCGTACCGTTCGAGCACGAGCCCAACCGCGGCTTCCTGCGCGCCCTGCACGCCCTCGCGCGCGCCGCGCAGGCCATCGGTGAGCAGGAGGAGTACGAGCGCTGCTCGACGTTCCTGCGCGACTCCTCGCCGACGGCCGCCGAGACCCTCGGCTAG
- a CDS encoding SRPBCC domain-containing protein, with product MEHEVFVPVPVPALRRTLDDPVRVARCVPGFQQDADASAGPLTGRLRIRAGGHTITYRGTLSLTPLPGDPDVDSVHIVRVEGEGAEARGDGSAQLSMTLRLTEGAEGTSIAFDSEVTGDGRLRDLEPAAALAAAHRLLDRFAQQLVTESLAARSDDGTDGPAAGSADGAAAGAAAVTAEEAAVGEAVEEALEEAAEEAPERDSLYDAPIPPSSLDPVAGIEFTVADEPPAEAAHARRTMIGRSAEEVDHAPPRGRYAPVPSPDSVGAGAALRWVAPAAVLALASAVAVSRALRRRR from the coding sequence ATGGAGCATGAGGTGTTCGTACCGGTTCCGGTCCCGGCCCTGCGGCGGACGCTGGACGACCCCGTCCGGGTCGCCCGCTGCGTACCGGGGTTCCAGCAGGACGCCGACGCGTCGGCGGGCCCCCTGACGGGCCGGCTCAGAATCCGGGCCGGCGGCCACACCATCACCTACCGGGGCACGCTGAGCCTCACCCCGCTGCCCGGCGACCCGGACGTGGACTCCGTCCACATCGTCCGGGTGGAGGGCGAGGGCGCGGAGGCGCGGGGCGACGGCTCGGCGCAACTGTCGATGACCCTCCGGCTGACGGAGGGCGCCGAGGGCACGTCGATCGCCTTCGACTCCGAGGTGACCGGCGACGGCCGGCTGCGGGACCTCGAACCTGCGGCGGCGCTGGCCGCGGCCCACCGCCTGCTGGACCGCTTCGCGCAGCAGCTCGTGACGGAGTCCCTGGCCGCCCGGAGCGACGACGGGACGGACGGCCCCGCGGCCGGTTCGGCGGACGGCGCGGCGGCGGGGGCCGCTGCGGTGACGGCGGAGGAGGCGGCGGTCGGGGAGGCCGTGGAGGAGGCCCTCGAAGAGGCCGCCGAGGAGGCGCCGGAGCGGGACTCGCTGTACGACGCGCCCATTCCGCCGTCGTCGCTGGACCCGGTCGCCGGGATCGAGTTCACCGTCGCGGACGAGCCGCCCGCCGAGGCCGCCCACGCCCGGCGCACCATGATCGGCCGCAGCGCCGAGGAGGTCGACCACGCGCCGCCGCGCGGCCGGTACGCCCCGGTGCCCTCGCCGGACTCGGTCGGTGCGGGTGCCGCGCTGCGCTGGGTCGCCCCGGCGGCGGTGCTGGCCCTCGCGTCGGCGGTGGCTGTGAGCCGGGCGTTGCGGCGCCGGAGGTAG